From Micromonospora carbonacea:
CGAAGCCGAGGCGGACCTTCATCCCCGACGAGTAGTGCCGCACCGCCGTGTCGATGGCCCGTTCCACCTGCTCGCCGGCGAAGGAGACGATCTCATGAAAGTGTTTCCGCAGGTAACGCGCCGACAGGCCGTGCAGGCCGCCGACGAGGTAGAGGTTCTCCCGCCCGGTCAGGTCGTTGGAGAAGCCGGCCGACAGCTCCAGCAGCGGGGCCACGTCGCCGCGGACCCGGATGCTCCCCTCGTCGGGGATGAGCACCCCGGCGATCAGCCGCAGCAGGGTGCTCTTGCCGGTGCCGTTGCGGCCGACCACCCCGACCGTCTCGCCCGGCGCGACGCGGAACGACACGTCCCGCAGCGGCCAGAACCGCCCGTCGTCGACGGACCGGCTCTTGTCGGCACCGGATCCGGCGGCGCCCCGCCCGCCGGGGCGGATGAAGAACTCGCGCAGCCGAAGCTGCCGCCGCCGGTTGCGGACGAACCGGATGCCCAGCCCGTCCGCCTCGATGATCGGGTCGGCCGCCATCACAGCTCCTTGAGCACGGCGGGTTCGAGCCGCCGGAACGCCCACCAGCCGGCCACCAGCACCAGCACGCTCACCGCGACCGTGGTGGCGAGCAGCCGGGCGTCGGGGAACTGGTCCGGGTACCACACGGCGTGGTGCAGCTGGAAGATGCCGACCAGCGGGTTCAGCTCGTACGCGGCCTTCACCCAGCCCGGCAGCGTCGACTCGCGCACCAGGCTCAGGGGATAGATGATCGGGGTGGCGTAGAACAGCACCCGGATCACCAGCCGCATGAACCGCTCGATGTCCCGCATCAGCACGTTCAGCGCCGACAGCAGCAGCGCCAGCCCGACCAGCAGCACCGCCTGCACGGCCACGGCCAGCGGCAGGGCGAGCACCGACCAGCCCGGGCGCACCTCGCCACGCACCGCGTACGCGACGGCGATGGCGGCCAGGATCGGCAGGCCGGCGGCGTACTCGGCGAACCGGCCGGTGATCCGGCCGATGGGGAACACCTGGCGCGGCACGTTCATCGTGGTGATCAGCCGGGCCTGGCCGGTGAGCGCGTTGGTCGCCTCGCTCAGCGCCGAGCTGGTCCACATCCAGGCGAAGACGCCGGTGATCAGGAACAGCGGGTACGACCCGGCGGCCTGCCCCAGGTGCCGGCTCGTGTCGCCGGAATAGAGCACCCCGAAGACGAACCAGTAGATCGCGCCCATGCCCAGCGGCTCGATCAGCGACCAGAGGTAGCCCAGCACCGACTGCTGGTATTTCACCGCGAGGTCGCGGCGGACGAGGATGCGCAGCGAGCCGCGGTGCGCCCACAGGCGGGCCACCGGCCCGTGCGGGCCGGCCGCCCGGACGCCAGACGTCACCGCCCGCCTCCTCGCCCGCTCAACACTCGATCACGTTGACGGCCAGGCCGCCCCGCGCCGTCTCCTTGTACTTGACCTTCATGTCGGCGCCCGTCTCGCGCATCGTCTTGATCACCTTGTCCAGCGAGACGTGGTGCACCCCGTCGCCGCGCAGCGCCAGCCGGGCCGCAGTGATCGCCTTGATGCTAGCCACCGCGTTCCGCTCGATGCAGGGGATCTGCACCAGGCCCCCGACCGGGTCACAGGTCAGCCCCAGGTTGTGCTCCATGCCGATCTCGGCCGCGTTCTCCACCTGCTCGGGGGTGCCGCCGAGCGCCTCGGCCAGCCCGGCGGCGGCCATCGAGCAGGCCGAGCCGACCTCGCCCTGGCAGCCCACCTCCGCGCCGGAGATCGACGCGTTCTCCTTGAACAGCACGCCGATCGCCCCGGCCGCCAGCAGGAACCGGACCACGCCCGCCTCGTCCGCCCCCGGCACGAACCGGGTGTAGTAGTGCAGCACCGCCGGGATGATCCCGGCCGCGCCGTTGGTCGGCGCGGTCACCACCCGCCCGCCGGCCGCGTTCTCCTCGTTGACCGCGAGCGCGAACAGGGTCACCCAGTCCATCACCCGCAGCGGGTCGCCGCTCCCGGCGTCCGCCTCCAGGCCGCGCCGCAGCTCCGCCGCCCGCCGCCGCACCCGCAACCCCCCGGGGAGTACGCCGTCGCGGGCGCACCCGGCCGCCACGCACTCCCGCATCACCCGCCAGATGTCCAGCAGCCCGGCCCGCACCTCGCCCTCGGTGCGGCGGGCCAGCTCGTTGGCGAGCATCACCTCGCTGATCGACAGCCCGTTGCCGGCGCTGGCCGCCAGCAGCTCCGCCCCCGTGCCGAACGGATGCGGCACGCGGGTGGTGTCGGGGACGATCCGGTCCGCGCCGGCCGCCGCCTCGTCGACCACGAACCCGCCACCGACCGAGTAGTACGTCCGCTCGCGCAGGAGCGCCCCGCCCCCGTCGTACGCGGCGAAGGTCATCCCGTTCGGGTGGTACGGCAGCGACCGGCGGCGGTGCAGCACCAGGTCCCGGTCCGGGTCGAAGTCGACCTCCTGCGCGCCGAGCAGGGTCAGCCGCCGCGCGGCGCGGATCGCGGCCACCCGGGGGGCGACGGTGTCGGTGTCGACGGTCTCCGGGGCCTCGCCCTCCAGCCCGAGCAGCACGGCGGGGCCGCTGCCGTGGCCGTGGCCCGTGGCCCCGAGCGAGCCGAACAGCTCGGCGCGCACCCGGGCGACCTCGGTGAGCAGGCCGTCGGCCTTGAGCCCGGCCACGAAGGTGCGGGCCGCCCGCATCGGTCCCACCGTGTGCGAGCTGGACGGCCCGATGCCCACGCTGAAGAGGTCGAAAACGCTGATCATCTGCACTTCCTCGCCGTCGTACGCCCTGGTACGGACCCGACGGGCGAGCCTACCCGCAGCCCGCTTCCCTCCCCGGCGCGTCGGGGCGGGCCCGCCCGGGTAAGCACCTACGGGTCAGGGGTCCCGGGATCCCCCTCGCGACGGAGGGCGGGCGCGACGGCGGTTCCTACCGTTGAGTCAGAGGCGGCGGCACGCCGCAGAGTGGGAGGACGACGATGAGTCGCAAACTGGTCCGGCCCCGCGAGGGGCGCATGCTCGCCGGCGTCTGCGTCGGCCTGGCCCGCCGGTTCAACACGTCCGCCAACCTGGTCCGCCTGCTGTTCCTGCTGTCGCTGCTGCTGCCCGGCACCCAGGTGATCGTCTATCTGGTGCTGTGGGTGCTCATGCCGAACGAGGACCGCTACGCCACCGCCCGCTACTGACCCTGCCGACAGAGACGCCCGCCCCGGCTCCCCCCGGGACGGGCGTCTCGCCGTTCGCGTCGACGGTCAGGGCGCGACGTAGGTGACGGTCACCTTCTCGTATCCCAGGGAACGCAGCAGTCCCTCCAGCATCTTGTTGGTGTTCTCCTGCGCGCGGCCGGTCAGGCCGCTGTCGCGGGCGGCTGCCGTGATCCGGTCCTCGGCGAGCTTGTAGACCTGCTGCTGGCGGTTCGGGTCGCCCTTGACCAGGTCGTTGATCCGGTTGAGCAGGCCGCGCTGCTCCGCCACGACATAGCTCTTCTCCATGTCGAGGTTGGTCTGGCCGAGCTGCGGCGCGGGCAGCTTCACCTCGACCGACTTGCCGTCGGGCGACACGACCACCGCCCCCTCACCGATCTTGGTGAAGTCGACGTAGGCCTCCACACTGCCCGCCCCGACGAAGAGGGTGCGCTGGTTGAGCAGGAACTCCGGCACGTTGTCGCGGTCGTTCTGGAGATCGACGACGACCTGGAAGTTGCCCTCGGCCGCGACGTAGCGGCTGAGGTCCTGGATCGACTTGAGCAGCGGCGGCTGGCTGCGATCGGTCTGCTCCTTGGCGAAGGGGTTGCGGAAGTCGGGAAACACGTTGGTGGCCTGCGCGCCGAGCAGCACGACCACGGCCACCGCCGCCGCGCCGAGCACCACGAGCAACCCCCGGGCGGGCCCGGAGGGGCCCTTGGGGGCGGGCCGGTCGACCTCACCGTCGTGGGACATCGCTCACCATCCTCGATCGAACATCGTCTGAGGATGACGTTACGGCCATCGTGCGACACCCGCCCGCCAACCCGTCCCGCCAGGCCACGAGCCGGTGGTCATCGTGCCGCTGGCAGTGTACGAGGCGATGAAGGAAACCGGGCACCTCCTGCGCAGCCCGAGCAACTCCGCCGCTCTGCGCCGATCGATCGTGGAGCTTGAGGCGGGTGATGCGCAACGAACACGAGGGAATCGGCAAGCCGGAGCCCGTCGAGATCGTCGCCTGCCTCTACGACTACGGTGACCGCTAGGCAGGTGTTTCTCATTCAGTCTCCCGCAGCCCAGAGAGGGTCATGGTGCCCAGCGGTCGTCTCATGCGGATCCACAGCGCCGAGTTCGAGGCCATGGCCGCCCGGGTCCGGCGGGTCACCGAGCTGACCTCCCGCCTGAACGTGCTGCCCTTCGAGGACGAGGCGGGCAAGGCGGAGCTGTTCGCCCAGATCCTCGGCAGGCCGCTGCCGGCGCGGGTCACCATCTACCCGCCCTTCTACACCGACCACGGCCTCAACCTCGACCTCGCCGAGCGCGTGTTCATCAACCAGAACTGCACGTTCCTCGACTACGCCGGCATCCGGCTCGCCGAACGCGTGATGGTCGGCCCGAAGGTCACCTTCATCACCAGCGGTCACCCGGTCGACCCCGAGGAGCGGCGGCGGTATCTCACCGGCGCGCCCATCGACGTGGCGGAGAACGTCTGGATCGGCGCGGGCGCCACGATCCTGCCCGGCGTCAGCATCGGCCGGGACGCCGTCGTCGCGGCGGGCGCGGTCGTGGCCGACGACGTCCCGCCGGCCACCCTGGTCACCGGCGCGAAGGCGACCCCGCGCCGCCAGTGGTGAGCGCCCGCTCCCGGTAGCGCCCTCTGCCGGGAGCACCCGCTCCGGGAACGAGATCGTGCTCGATCCGGGAAAGAGTGCCCTCGTGCGCATTGGACACGACTCTCTCCCGGATCGAGCACGATCTTGCGGGTCGACGCCATCAGGCCAGCCGCACGGTCAGTCCAGGATCGCCGTCGCCTCGACCTCGACCTCGACATCGGGCTCGAAGAGGTGGTCGACACCGATGAGCGACGCCGGGGGCAGGGGCTGCGGGAGGCCGAGCTCCCCCGCGACGTCGTCGACGCCGGCCATGAAGTCGCCGATCCGCTCCGGCGCCCAGTTCGTGACGTAGAACGTCAGGCGGACCACGTCCGAGAAGCTCGCGCCGGCCCCGGCGAGACCCTGGGCCGTGTTGCGGAGCGCCTGGGCGACCTGCCCCCGGAGGTCACCGGACGCGACCGGCCGCCCCGCCTCGTCGCGGCCGATCTGGCCCGCCACGTGAACGTGGCGCGACCCCGACGCGACCGCGACGTGGTGGTAGGGGACGGGCTGCATCATGCCCCGGGGGGAGAAGAGCTGGACACTCATCGCTTTTCCTTCCTCGCACCAGCTTGGTATCTCCTTGATACCTGGTGCTTAGAGGAAACTTCAACGAGACTAGGTGCCATGGCAGATACCGACCCCGGCACGGCGGAGCGCCTCGACCTCACGCAGGCGCACCGGGAACTCCTGGACCAAGTCCTCGACAAGTGGTCGCTGGAGGTGCTCAACACCCTCTGCGAGCGCCCCTCACGGTTCAACGAGCTACGCCAGGCGATCCCGGCCGTCAGCCAGAAGTCGCTCAGCGCGACCCTGCGCCGCCTCGAACGCAACGGCATCGTCGAGCGGCGCGTCCTCTCGTCGCGCCCGGTCGCCGTCGAGTACCGGATCACGCCGCTGGGCAAGACCCTGCGGCAGCCCGTCGACGTCCTCCTCGACTGGGCCGAGGAGCACCTGGGCGCGATCGAGGCGGCCCGGCGGGCGTACGACGGGGCAGACCCCGCCGCCTCGTGACGGCGGACGAGGCCCGCAGCTCGACAGCGAGCGCCCGCCCCGAGCACGGGACGGGCGCGACGCGCTCGTGTCGGGTCAGGCCCGCCCGGGGACGTGCGCGACGAACGCGCGCCACGCGACCGGCCCGAAGACGAGCGCCGGCCCCGCCGGGTCCTTCGAATCGCGTACGCCGACCACGCCCGGAAGATTGTCGGCGACCTCGACGCATGCGCCGCCGTTGGAGCTGCTGCGGGTGGACTTCCGCCACCGCGCGCCGATCAGATCATCCATGCTCTCGCCCTCAGCAGGTCGATGGTCTGGTCTCGCGGCAACGAGACTGACCTGACGGTATCCCAGACCGCCCAGAGTGGAGCAACGTCGTTGGTGATCCGCCCGGCGGCCTGGTCGTCGAGGTAACCGACGTCCTGGTCGTCAGGCGTGCTCGCGATGATGAACGGCCCCGCCTGACCCGCATGAAGGCCGGCACCCAGCGGCAGCACATGGACCATGACACTGGGACGCTGCGCCACGGTCACGAGGTGGTCGAGCTGAGCATCCATCACGTCGGGATGGCCTCGGAGCAGCGCCGCCTGGTCGATCACGAAGACCGTCATCGGAGGCCGAGGGCGGTCGAAGACGGCGGCCTGCCGCCGGAGACGAGACTCGACGTGGTCGTCCACCTCGGCACACAGCGGCCCACTGGAGAGAACCGCCCGGGCGTAGGCCTCCGTCTGAAGGAGCCCCGGCAGAACGGCGGATTCGTACCACCTCAGGCCGGTGGCCTCGCGTTCGATCTCCGTCCATGGGCGGAACCACGCCGGCTCCTTCCGGCGCAGAACGTCCGGCCACAGCTCCAGCACGTCCCTGCCGAGAAGTTCCGCGACCTTGGCACGGTGCCTGGTCTGCGGAATCCGCCCTTGGCTCGCCCAGCGGGCCGCCGTCTTCGGGTCCACTCCTATCTCGGCCGCGAGGCTCTCCGCCGTGTGCCCGGACTCCACCATCGCCACCTGCACGCCCTTGTGCACCACGCACCCTCCCGCAGCGTTACGCGACATCCCGCACGTCAGGTAGACATAGTGCAACGCAGCGTGTTCGCTCCGCAACCGGAAGATCAGGCGAACGCGCTGAGCCCCGTCAGCCGCTGCCCGACGACGAGCTGGTGGATCTCGGAGGTGCCCTCGTAGGTGAGCACGCTCTCCAGGTTGTTGGCGTGCCGCATGATCGGATACTCCCCCGAGACGCCGTTCGCGCCGAGGATGGTGCGGCACTGCCGGGCGATGGCCAGCGCCTCCCGCACGTTGTTCAGCTTGCCGACGCTGACCTGCTCGGGCCGCAGCCGCCCGGCGTCGGCGAGCCGGCCCAGGTGCAGCGCCAGCAGGAAGCCCTTCTGCCACTCGACGGCCATGTCGGCGAGCTTGGCCTGGGTGAGCTGGAAGCCGGCGAGCGGCCGGCCGAACTGGGTGCGCGTGGTCGCGTACGCCAGGGTGGTCTCCAGGCAGTCGCGGGCCGCGCCGAGCGCGCCCCAGACGATGCCGTGCCGGGCCTCGGTGAGGCAGCTCAGCGGGGCCTTGAGCCCGGCCGCGCCGGGCAGCAGCGCGTCCGCCGGGAGCCGGACGTCGTCGAGCGCGATCTCGCCGGTGACGGAGGCGCGCAGCGACATCTTGCGCCGGATCTCCCGCACCGACACCCCGGGCGCGTCCAGGGGTACGGCAAACCCGCGCACCCCCTCCTCGGCGCGGGCCCAGATCACGGCGACGTCGGCGACCGGGGCGTTGGTGATCCACATCTTGCCGCCGTGCAGCAGCCAGTCGTCGCCGTCGCGGCGGGCGCGGGTGGCCATCGACGCCGGATCGGAGCCGTGGTCGGGCTCGGTCAGCCCGAAGCAGCCGATCGCCTCGCCGGTCGCCATCGGGGGCAGCCAGCGCTGCTTCTGCTCCTCGCTGCCGTAGCGCCAGATCGCGTACATGGCCAGCGAGCCCTGCACCGAGACCAGGGACCGCACGCCGGAGTCGCCGGCCTCCAGCTCCAGGCAGGCCAGCCCGTACGCGACGGCGGTGGCGCCGGCGCAGCCGTACCCGGTCAGGTGCATGCCGAGCAGGCCGAGCCGGCCGAACTCCCGGGCCAGCTCGCGGGCCGGCACCTGGCCCCGCTCGTACCAGTCGGCGACGTGCGGCCGGACCCGGTCGTCGACGAGCCGGCGCACGACGGACCGGATCTGGCGCTCCTCGTCGTCGAGGAGGGAGTCCAGGTCCAGCAGGTCGACAGGAGTCATCCCGTCACCCTAACGAAGGCTCAGGAGCGGGTCACTCGTGCTGACCGGCCAGCACCAGCACCCGGGCGTGGATCTGGTTGCGCTGCTGGAGGGCGGCGCGCAGCGCGCGGTGCAGCCCGTCCTCCAGGTAGAGCCCGCTGTTCCACTGCACCACGTGGGGGAACAGGTCCCCGTAGAAGGTGGAATCCTCGGCGAGCAGCTTGTCCAACGCCAGCTCGCGCTTGGTGGTGATCAACTGGTCCAGCCGCAGCGGACGCGGCGGGATCTCCGCCCACTGCTTGAGCGTCAGGTTGTGCTCCGGATAGGGACGCCCGTCCCGGACCGCTCTGAAGATCACGACGGCACGCTCCCCTCCCCCTCACCGTTCCGACCCACCGCGCCGGGTCGGATCGCGGCGTGGCACCGCGCGGCACAGCACCGATGACCGTGCCAGCGTAGCCGCCCCCGCCACACCGCGTTTTACTCCCTCATGTCGCTTTCGCGACCACTGTTGGTCAACCCCGCCCGGCGACGCCGAGCCGGGCCGCCGACGCCCCCCGGCGTCAGCTCCAGCGCCCCCGCCGGACCACCTCGTCGACCGGGCGACGCCCCCGCCGCAGCGACGGCGACCGGTGGTCCGGCGCACGGTAGCCGACGGTGAGCGCGCCGACCGGGTCGAACTCCGCCGGCACCCCGAACGCCTCCCGGTACGCCTGCGTGCGCTGCGCCGGGATGCCGAAGAAGCACGCGCCCAGCCCCTCGTCGACGGCGGTGAGCAGCATCAGCAGGGCGGCGAAGCCGGTGTCGACATACCAGTACGGCACCGGCCAGCGCTCCTGCGCGCGGTCCGTCCAGCCCTTGTCCGGCTCGGCGTAGCGCTCCAGGTACGCCGAGCGGTTGGCGTGCGGCACGACGATCAGCGGGGCCCGGCGCATCCCGGCCAGCCACCGCTCGCGCCCGCCGCCGTCCGGGGTGGTCGCCGCCCAGAACCGCTCCCGGTCCGCCGGCTCCTCCAGCACCAGGAACCCCCAGCCCTGGGCGAACCCGGCGGACGGGGCCCGCACGGCGTGGTCGAGCAGCCGCCGCACCACGTCGGGCGGGACGGGGCGGTCCGGGTCGTAGTTGCGCACCATCCGGCGTCGCCGGAGCACCTCGGCGAACTCCACGCCGCCCGCCTCCGCTGCTACCGGGCCCCGGGCCGGATGCCCATGGTGCCCCGCCAGGTGTCGCCCGGCTCCAGGGTGATCACGTCCTTGCCCGAGCGGTACGCGTCCGGCGGGCAGGTCATCGGCTCGACCGCCACCGAGCGGCGGTGCCGCTCGCCGGTGAGGGTGTCCCCGGAGAAGATCTGCCACCAGCCGAACTCGCGGTCCGCCCAGACGGTGACGGCCGCCGCGTCGTCCGGGGCGGCCAGGGTCACCGAGGAGCCGCCGTCGGCGTCGCGGACC
This genomic window contains:
- a CDS encoding ABC transporter ATP-binding protein, which gives rise to MAADPIIEADGLGIRFVRNRRRQLRLREFFIRPGGRGAAGSGADKSRSVDDGRFWPLRDVSFRVAPGETVGVVGRNGTGKSTLLRLIAGVLIPDEGSIRVRGDVAPLLELSAGFSNDLTGRENLYLVGGLHGLSARYLRKHFHEIVSFAGEQVERAIDTAVRHYSSGMKVRLGFAIISHLPHPILLMDEVTAVGDAEFREKCYATIERLLREGRTLVLVSHNEKDLTRFCRRGLYLDAGRLTVDGTIAEALDAYHAAVAR
- a CDS encoding type II toxin-antitoxin system VapB family antitoxin; protein product: MIFRAVRDGRPYPEHNLTLKQWAEIPPRPLRLDQLITTKRELALDKLLAEDSTFYGDLFPHVVQWNSGLYLEDGLHRALRAALQQRNQIHARVLVLAGQHE
- a CDS encoding Scr1 family TA system antitoxin-like transcriptional regulator; the encoded protein is MVESGHTAESLAAEIGVDPKTAARWASQGRIPQTRHRAKVAELLGRDVLELWPDVLRRKEPAWFRPWTEIEREATGLRWYESAVLPGLLQTEAYARAVLSSGPLCAEVDDHVESRLRRQAAVFDRPRPPMTVFVIDQAALLRGHPDVMDAQLDHLVTVAQRPSVMVHVLPLGAGLHAGQAGPFIIASTPDDQDVGYLDDQAAGRITNDVAPLWAVWDTVRSVSLPRDQTIDLLRARAWMI
- a CDS encoding RidA family protein encodes the protein MSVQLFSPRGMMQPVPYHHVAVASGSRHVHVAGQIGRDEAGRPVASGDLRGQVAQALRNTAQGLAGAGASFSDVVRLTFYVTNWAPERIGDFMAGVDDVAGELGLPQPLPPASLIGVDHLFEPDVEVEVEATAILD
- a CDS encoding DUF4230 domain-containing protein — protein: MSHDGEVDRPAPKGPSGPARGLLVVLGAAAVAVVVLLGAQATNVFPDFRNPFAKEQTDRSQPPLLKSIQDLSRYVAAEGNFQVVVDLQNDRDNVPEFLLNQRTLFVGAGSVEAYVDFTKIGEGAVVVSPDGKSVEVKLPAPQLGQTNLDMEKSYVVAEQRGLLNRINDLVKGDPNRQQQVYKLAEDRITAAARDSGLTGRAQENTNKMLEGLLRSLGYEKVTVTYVAP
- a CDS encoding ABC transporter permease, giving the protein MARLWAHRGSLRILVRRDLAVKYQQSVLGYLWSLIEPLGMGAIYWFVFGVLYSGDTSRHLGQAAGSYPLFLITGVFAWMWTSSALSEATNALTGQARLITTMNVPRQVFPIGRITGRFAEYAAGLPILAAIAVAYAVRGEVRPGWSVLALPLAVAVQAVLLVGLALLLSALNVLMRDIERFMRLVIRVLFYATPIIYPLSLVRESTLPGWVKAAYELNPLVGIFQLHHAVWYPDQFPDARLLATTVAVSVLVLVAGWWAFRRLEPAVLKEL
- a CDS encoding nitroreductase family protein, giving the protein MEFAEVLRRRRMVRNYDPDRPVPPDVVRRLLDHAVRAPSAGFAQGWGFLVLEEPADRERFWAATTPDGGGRERWLAGMRRAPLIVVPHANRSAYLERYAEPDKGWTDRAQERWPVPYWYVDTGFAALLMLLTAVDEGLGACFFGIPAQRTQAYREAFGVPAEFDPVGALTVGYRAPDHRSPSLRRGRRPVDEVVRRGRWS
- a CDS encoding winged helix-turn-helix transcriptional regulator, producing the protein MADTDPGTAERLDLTQAHRELLDQVLDKWSLEVLNTLCERPSRFNELRQAIPAVSQKSLSATLRRLERNGIVERRVLSSRPVAVEYRITPLGKTLRQPVDVLLDWAEEHLGAIEAARRAYDGADPAAS
- a CDS encoding acyl-CoA dehydrogenase family protein encodes the protein MTPVDLLDLDSLLDDEERQIRSVVRRLVDDRVRPHVADWYERGQVPARELAREFGRLGLLGMHLTGYGCAGATAVAYGLACLELEAGDSGVRSLVSVQGSLAMYAIWRYGSEEQKQRWLPPMATGEAIGCFGLTEPDHGSDPASMATRARRDGDDWLLHGGKMWITNAPVADVAVIWARAEEGVRGFAVPLDAPGVSVREIRRKMSLRASVTGEIALDDVRLPADALLPGAAGLKAPLSCLTEARHGIVWGALGAARDCLETTLAYATTRTQFGRPLAGFQLTQAKLADMAVEWQKGFLLALHLGRLADAGRLRPEQVSVGKLNNVREALAIARQCRTILGANGVSGEYPIMRHANNLESVLTYEGTSEIHQLVVGQRLTGLSAFA
- a CDS encoding L-serine ammonia-lyase, translating into MISVFDLFSVGIGPSSSHTVGPMRAARTFVAGLKADGLLTEVARVRAELFGSLGATGHGHGSGPAVLLGLEGEAPETVDTDTVAPRVAAIRAARRLTLLGAQEVDFDPDRDLVLHRRRSLPYHPNGMTFAAYDGGGALLRERTYYSVGGGFVVDEAAAGADRIVPDTTRVPHPFGTGAELLAASAGNGLSISEVMLANELARRTEGEVRAGLLDIWRVMRECVAAGCARDGVLPGGLRVRRRAAELRRGLEADAGSGDPLRVMDWVTLFALAVNEENAAGGRVVTAPTNGAAGIIPAVLHYYTRFVPGADEAGVVRFLLAAGAIGVLFKENASISGAEVGCQGEVGSACSMAAAGLAEALGGTPEQVENAAEIGMEHNLGLTCDPVGGLVQIPCIERNAVASIKAITAARLALRGDGVHHVSLDKVIKTMRETGADMKVKYKETARGGLAVNVIEC
- a CDS encoding DapH/DapD/GlmU-related protein is translated as MRIHSAEFEAMAARVRRVTELTSRLNVLPFEDEAGKAELFAQILGRPLPARVTIYPPFYTDHGLNLDLAERVFINQNCTFLDYAGIRLAERVMVGPKVTFITSGHPVDPEERRRYLTGAPIDVAENVWIGAGATILPGVSIGRDAVVAAGAVVADDVPPATLVTGAKATPRRQW
- a CDS encoding PspC domain-containing protein, translated to MSRKLVRPREGRMLAGVCVGLARRFNTSANLVRLLFLLSLLLPGTQVIVYLVLWVLMPNEDRYATARY
- a CDS encoding DUF397 domain-containing protein — protein: MDDLIGARWRKSTRSSSNGGACVEVADNLPGVVGVRDSKDPAGPALVFGPVAWRAFVAHVPGRA